The Manduca sexta isolate Smith_Timp_Sample1 unplaced genomic scaffold, JHU_Msex_v1.0 HiC_scaffold_2651, whole genome shotgun sequence genome includes the window CGCGACGTCTATTAATGGTAAAGACCGCTAACTAGGGAAAGGGGAAAGTAAATGACTTGGATTGAGAAAATTTCACTTATTGATGCAAGACAGTTGAATGTGGTATGGCTTAAAGAAATTCTTGATGCTCATATCTCATTTCTGGTTAGATCATTCGATTACTAATGATTAATTACATGTGCAGAGCTACGCAGCGATTAAAGACGAATTAAATGAAccttttctaatataaataatattatatgtatttatctacTATTTATTAGAAaggcattatttaattattatgatggcacatttatttagataataaagGTTATATTGACAGTTATATGTGGTTCATAGTTATTGGTTAATGTACACATtcaaaatatgatgtttatctatattatctATGTCGCTTGCTATTAATTTGCGATCGTTATATATCATTATCAGTAGAAGCTCGACGGCAGAATTTAACTTTGTAAAGGAAATGTTTCAAACCCGTATCTAACGAACTTAGCCTAAAGATTGggtaaaatagtaataatagagctttatttaattccatacaGATTAGATTTAAGTACGTATATATAAAAGAcattatcaattaattaattgtatgaaGCATGCaacactttttatttacaaaagttaagttatttaattcaaatataaattatcataatttggtatgttgttttttttttttaattatttattttaatatttattttctgtgtGGACCCCGTTCGGGTAAAAGCCATggtatagaataataatattatactgacCAGTTTATGGCACTGTGCGCGTGCGTCTCTCCGCGCGGCCTGCTCGAGCGCGGCGTGCTTGGCCGCTTGCGCGCGCAGCTCGGCCGCGCGGGCGCACTCCGCCGCCTGGGCGACCTGTACACATAgaaacaaaaagtttaatttaatctaTTAATATACAGTATTTTTCACGAGGTTACAATTCATAAGCAAATTAATCCCGTATTAAAATCAcggtacaaattttaaaataacaggtACACAATCTATTTTCTATTTAGAGAATAAAACTTGGATGATgacacaaaataaaagtaaaacgaAAATATATGTGATGGTTTGTTATACACGGACCCTAAAACACTTCCACATGACATCAATTGCAATGGCGACAATGTTTTCCTTCCATCCATTAATTGACGTGCTTCTATTAAGCACACAATGGCTCGTGATGGCATTCGCTAATGATTTCGAATCCTTTTAAAGTCAGACGACCTCAAACATTTCAGTATTACGCCCTCCAGCCAATATTTCACACGCAACCAAAATGCTGAAgattttgtgtgtttttttacttATCCACACTTACTCAAGTTTGAACCTAAACAGTGCTCTTTCCAGTGAAATTTTCAAATACCACAGAGAAACTAACTTTAAAGCGAATTTCGCTCGTCAAGTTGTTGAAAAAATCTACAATGCTTTCCACCAATGGTACTTTACTGTCACATTTTGCGAATTCACTTATTTCGAGAACAGAATCTTGAAATACACCGAGAATTATGGCGACGGGTATCCTGTGCTATTGCTTAATGGATGTCCAGAtacaaatacaactaaagtCAAGCCTCGGTACAATATTCACGGACAAACTGCGTACGTGGTCACAGCAGCTATGCTTCATATAGATACGAGTGAATTCGTCATTGACGCACTTAAAAGGACGGGCGTCTTCCAACCAAGAAGTGCAGTTATATTCGTTATTAGCATCCCAGTACAAATAGACGGTTACTTCTATTACTACATGAAGAACCACTTCCAGTTGCTATGGAGCAGGAGTGTCACCAATTCCGTTCTTGTTCTGTGGTCAGGCAGACTCAGGATGTACAACTACAATCCATACTTCGACCAATTGAAAGAAATCACTGACATTAAAGACGTAAGCCATTTCCTGTCGCAGCAGTACAACAATCTTTATGGACATGAATTGCGTTTGAGCGTATTTAGGAAAATATACACTACAGATGATACTGGTCccattctttgtaattcaaggctgACTACAACTGTAATGGAATATTTGAATGCAACCTGTAAGCCTTTAGTTCCTCGAGATGGTAATACAGTGGGCGATTTGTTAGACAATGGGACAGCTACTGGAGTAACAGCAGATCTAATAGACGGATACACAGATTTAGAGCTAAGCtctagaatattaaaaacaacgTACTATGGATATATTGAAACGACTTATCCTCTATCTCAAGACGAATTGTGTTTCATGGTCAAGAAATCGGACAAGCAATCGACGTTCACAACCACTCTGTACCTAATATCGACTAAAATACTTATCGCTTTCacttttaatttcgttttctttaTAACAGTTGCATTAATTGTACGGAAATACGAGATTAAAATTTGGAAAATTAATGATACCAAATCGATTGGGTCTACTATGTTAGACTTGATCAAGTGCTTTTTAAGACAAACCGTCGATATTAAATTCTTAGGATTTGCTTTCAGAAGTGTAGCTCTGATTATCATAGTGTACTCTTTGGTAATTAACTGCGcaattgatgtaagtattaCCTATAATCCATGTTGCATTTCAATCTTTATCATTGTAAACAGGAAATTGACatacttttttttcaaaactaGGAGACTTTTATGACCATTGCATAAGACATAAAATAACTGTAGTATTCATCCcctaagtataaataatatttaaatcctaTGTATTCggcttttaaatgtaataaaaataatactaagtattttttttaagtcgaaACAATTACGAAAGAATGTTGGTTCTTGGAAACTGAAGATTAAATCTGCAATAATCTGCAGTCTcacaacaaatattatatatataatgttttgtttcaggGCATTATAACATCCGCAATAACATATCCACGCTACAAACCAGATATAAACACAATGCCGGACTTAGTGGAAACAAATCTCACCCTGGGAGTTCACAACAGAGACTTCAAACTCTTCAACAATAGCCTCGACGAGGATTATTACAAACTACTAAAAGGTCGCATCGAAATTTTCAGCGATCAGAAAATCAAAGAGTTTATAGACGAAAGAGAATGGCAATATGCGACATTATTGAGGAAAAGTGATGCGAATTACATAAGCAGGAGACCAATTAACATGAAGAATGGAAGACCTTTATTCCACGTTGTTTCCGACTGTCCAGTGCCCTGCTCCATAGTTTATGGAATGCGGTATGGTAGCCCTTACTTAGCTCGACTTGACTACATATTGCACCATCTAAATCAAGCTGGAATCACTCAGCATTGGACGGAAACCGAAGAGTTCACATTGTATAGGAAACTCTTCATTCCAGACAACAAGGAACGTAAGCCGTTAAACCTAACAAATTTACAAGAGATTTTTGTTGTACTTCTAATTGGAATGTTGATTAGCACGATCGTATTTATCATCGAAATTCTTGTTCATATTTTCtacaaatataaagttttgCTGATTTAAATATCACTATTATATTGCAGTTTCTCTATTGTATTATTGAGCACATGCACCGTAGAAAAATAAACTGTTGTGATtagtgaattaaaaaataatgtctattACCTTGAGTTTTTCTTGTAGACCCTTGTTCGCAGCTTTTAAAGACTGAATCTCCATTGACAACTTCTTTATTTCTACTAATCTGCTATTGCCTGAGTGTGCATCTTCTGTCGGCCTGTCAGGCTTGCATACTGTCCTGAGTTGCTTCTCTAAGAACTCCTCTTTCTTTCTGTGTTCAGTCTTTAGGTTTCTCAATGTGCTCTCGTGTCGGGCCTTCAGTGCTCTGACCTCGCTCCGCTCGACATCGAGCGACTTCTTCAAGGTCGAGTTCTCAAGCCTCAACCTCTCGACGAGACTTTTCAACTTGTTGAGGAATGCCTCGTCGACGGTTCGCTTGTGCTCCTCAGCTGCGACGGCGGATATCTGACTGCTGGCGGTCGATGTGTCGGTGGACGCCATTGTGACGTCACCGGGTTCGGTATCTCAACTCGGGAATCTTGTCTCGATCGTCCGCGGTCTTTCACCTCGTACCACGTACGGATCGCTTAACTACCGTTGTACGTTCGTTTCGTGTCTTGGTATCGGGATCGCGTTGCCAATTCTGAAATCGAAAACGTGCGAAATTATGAACTGGAACAATGCCAAGCATATAAACATTGAGTGGAACGCCTGTTGCTTCTTTCTTTGATGGCATTCTTTACCGGCATTCGGAATACAGTTCCGGTTTAAATTACAGTTTTTTACGAGCCGCTCATGCGTATACGCTTGAATCAGTTCTACGTGTACAATGGAAATTGAAACACAATTAGCTcaataattagcttttgctgCTGAGCTaacttttcttataatatttttaatgtaatatacaatcatattcatattatgatattgcattcgtaaaaatatagtaatatgtaatttatcaGTAGAACAAAAAATTACGTATTTTCCaaacaaattatcaaaattataaaatgttacatttatgaTTACTATATACGGTTTATAACTTCATAATGAATCAATAAAAATCTATGacagatttaaaatatagcaCCGAAAGACAGCAGTCAATATTTTAGTAGTTAATTTACATTTGATTTCAATAACAATGGCAATATTCATACTATTCAACGGACGTATCATTGAAGACGTTTATTTCCCAAGGTTGTTGGCGAATGGAGATGTAGACACTCAGCTTAGATCATCTAGCTCAAGTCGGTAGGTCAACGGAATACGAGTGATGAAGTCAAACCTTTCGATAAACTCTTTTCAAAATCCGATTTTTAATTGTAAGATATATGTTTGTTTGGTAATACAACACatcaacaaattatataaataataagttcaattccttattttacttttataattaggtaataaTATGCTCAAATTTTATCTCATATTAGAAAATCAGCCAGACTACGATTGTATAATATtgatcttttttataatttgatgcATAGCATTTTAAGAATTTAAGTAGGTGGggaattgattaaaaaatgtggtAATCCTATTGTGTTTTCACCCACAACACTATTAATAAGGCAGGTACAGGAAATAAAAATGAGGATTTTACTAAATagatgtgtttaaaatattggtatGTTCTTGCTTATTTACCTAACTACTACAAGGGCAGGAGGGGTTATATTTTCTGAATTCtagactatatatttttataattctatattcaTTCATACTCATTCAGACTGCCTCAGCGTCGTGTATTAGGTACGATGCTACCGCAATTACTATTTGAATTATTCTATTCAATACCTACCcgtagtctgaaatttgtgctcgatatggcgataggctcaccccttatcacatcatgggacggaatacacacggcggaaaataACTGCACTTAGGGAACAAATGGCGTGAGTGCATGTTCGCATGTTTCATGTGTGACATTCATTCATTCTTAAATTGTCGCCTGTGCCTCTAGCTACGTAAAAGTGGTATAAAATTACTTGCTTGGTTAATTAAGCTTAATTAGATCAGTGAATCAATTTCAATATCCAGGATATCATGTCAGTTGTATTCACgttgtattacaataaaacttagtATGCAACCAAAACTGTATTACACGCATCTGTATAGTATATAGTAAATTTGCTAATGACTAACGTGGCGCCGTGGCTTAGTTGGTTAAAGCGCCTGTCTAGTAAACAGGAGATCGGGGGTTCGAATCCCCCCGGGGCCTCTAGCGAAATAGTATGAAAgctaaatttttatttcaattagtgataatattcaaacattttctatcctaatgccaaattttatccaaattccTTCAGAAGTTTCTACTTGTAACTCTTAACAAACATCGTCAATATTTGCATTTTAGTAAGaagcaaattatttatttatttacactttgtaaagtacaagttaatttaaattttaatgcaatatttaatttattttatagtatctatttatgtattttatagcaCCTACTGGTTCGGCTGttgtcacaatattttattattacattcctTATCTTTTCAAGATTGCATTATAGCGATTATATAATGTGGCGCCTCTTTCAAAGCGCTATTAGCTATtcttaagattatttattattattatttatttattaaatgtaatgtatACATTcaacttaagtatattttagaGTAAAAATAGCGTACCTTAATATTATATCGATCCATACATTTATTATCATCGTTAGAGTTTCCAAATTAAAAACCTTATTAACTTTGTTATAAAACCGTGTTCaccgtgttcaactgaattgaactgtcatccattcaaactgattttattatggtgacaatattgatgcttgtagTTGTGTacgtcattgttctgaggtgtACAGagtgcgctcataatataaaaacgagtctaagtgtaaactgcaaacctggatgtgaataaaaaatattagtcaaataaataaaattatttgttgttcaaatgaataaataagttataacagtgactttttggttgccattttagttcagatgttgaacaaatTGTTTCTATGGACGTCCGTTTCTAtacaatatacgtcaatggttatAGCGATGATTAAAAGCTTAAATATAGTAGCTGATACAATCATACATTTTGAATgcgatttataaaaatactaagttcCATATCAGAAACAAACTCGTATAGAGCCAAAATTAACTTTTTGCacttttgtacattatttaattcatttgacACTTCATATTGAATCACAATCCATACATAGAACTATGGCGCTTCAatcattgaataaattatttgattacatttatttatttgggaccATCATAACATGAGTGTTATGCAAGAATGTAAGAAGAGAAAGTAAAATTCTAATTAATTGTGACGTGACAAAAGTTTCAAATttgataattatgaaatttttatatgCCAAATAATACTAAACGACATTAGAATTACAAAACATACAAcgtgacaaaaaataatattatatttatcatatttttttttaagattttggGAGAATGAGAAACTATTAGTTAGTCTCCCAATTTATtaacatgtattaaataatttatctatgcGTGCCATGGGAACATTTCTAACCAGGCttgttataaattttgtgtTACTTAACAGTGAGGTCGGATATCTATTTCGACGGTTGGAAGGCTAaatgtcttaagcgacattttatttgcgacactaagtttcatacatatttaaaatcagcacttttgtctttgttttttatCCTAGTTGAAAAGTTTTCGAATAATAATGTCGCTTAAAACAAATAGCCTTTTAACCGACTATTTAATAGCGATAAAGAAAACCGATCCCTTACTTCCAGGTGGTCTTCAATACGTCCAGAAAACAAAACACCTGAACTATGAATAACGATAATCTAAAAACATGCTCGTTTTAAATAGGGCGATGTCACTCGACGCTGTGACATCATTAACTAATCACCCATGCGCTAGTGTGGATGAGGCTTCAGTTTGTTCACTCCCGTGTTCCGATATATACAAAGTTTGAGCTATATACAAATACTCTGGTAGAAAATAAAGGAATTAGCTCAGCTATTAGCATAGTTTCGTGTCTTTAATTAAGAATACTATCTTGTGGTTTGTTATGCGGGAATTAATTGAACaggaattttaatattcatagggattatttcacaagtttcaagtaaattttatttaacagctaatgtattacttattttataatgaattatttgggtgcatagattagagtgggacttttgtatttggtcggcttatttattatagtgacgagtagcatttactcataAATTGTGACACACGCCCTTAATGTTTCTAATTAGCTACGATTACTAGCATTATAGCATTTTGCGACATCCAACAACACAAGAATCAAAGTGCAGCATTATCAAAATGACACGTTTTTCGTGTGCCTGTTGCTCAGAACAATGAGAAGCGCCTGTTGTAGAAGTACCACTGGCTTAAAATAGGACCAACATAGCTGCAAACGTGTCAAACTAAAATTTGAAATACTGTACTAGTTCTGTCActgttatattgttattttaagcgcttttaactttaaatatcttctgatcgtttaaaaaaaaaacatttttcaagtGATAATAAATGCCTTGGAAAAGAAAAAAGGATAAAGTTAATTGTAGCTAGCTTTCGCCTCTTTCCTTGTATATTCCATAATCGCCTTGCCAGCCAATAACCTCTTGAACTATAATTTAACGCTAGGCTCGCCTAAAATACGAGCTAGACAATACGAATTAGTGTAATATTTAGTTCACGCAATGGTAAGGAAGTGGAACAATGGCTTCAAATGCTATATACCGTTGTCACCTATCCTCGGTTTTGGGAGTGGGTTGTGATGTAGTTCACGTATTTAAcccaatgtatattttaattaaaattataaaaaagttgatAGCTTGTGtaattatttcttactaatattacaaatacgaaTAGTCGTAATGTCTGGCTTAGCCGTAATTCGTTCCTTATTAATTTTagcgaattattatttatcacctagaaaaaaaagaaacctaATCTAGCTGTTTATTCCAACTTTAGAAGTAATAGGTGGTAAAAGTTAAATGAAGTTAGGCTGACATTATATCCTGGAGTCTGGACACAGTTTCATTTTAACCCAAAAAACAATAGAActattttaccaataaatgtatTTCCTGTTTTCAGTTATATCAAGcacaatgtttataaatgtaatactCATAGGAATCATTcacttttacaatattatgcaaCAAGTATGTAAATCCGAGTAGGTCGACGAGTTCATTTCGCGCCAGTAATTGTGACAATTGCACACGTCCTTTGAGCCGCTCGCGtttccttattaaattgaaCTTAATTCATGCTGAACAGGGCTGAGCGGTATGTACTCACAGTTTACTTTTACAGGAGATATTCGACCTAAATGAATGAAAAAACCTTAGTAAGTACCTCACTCAAAGAAACAAGTTTAATTGGCAATAAACTTTCCAGTGTAAAAGAAGTCAATTCTTTGCTTTATCTTTTAAAAGAACTCgaaaaacttttaaatcaaTAGATTTTCATTTACAGGAATTGAATACTGGAtttcttttaactttataaaatatcatttacttaaTGAGATCGTCTACGTTTAAcaatcaaaatgtttttttagttgtattatgtaacatttttagTTGTATTATGTAACATTTAACGATCTTTttgtattctaattttaaaagcaCTGAAAATGTACgctttaataactttaatcCTACGATGATGTTCATCCATAAACTGAAACACGTTTAAGGGATtcataaactatatttaaacgCTGTTTGTTACAAATGGGTCATGGAAACAAACAACTTTTGACAGAAGCCAGACTTGCGGCCGTGTGTTTTTTCACCATGAAACCATTGgtcataaatttcaaatatgccAATCAATTAAATTTAGGCCACAAATGGgtaagtactttaaaatatataacaataaactatGCATAactgcggatgaacaacacctcagtcccccccgtgaccatgaaggctgcaaagtcttcgaaacgtcgggagaaaaataaaaaacaaaaaaccgcgatagaatccgaaaaattagtttaatttcaatgtctaacattcgcgtaaatataagaaatcattatgcataactgttatatttaatgtgtaCGAAAATACTTCGACTctacattttaaagaaataaaccgATTTTAGCAACAGTTGTTCTGTTTTGTTTCATTACAATGAATCGCGTATTAacgcattataattataaattatcgaCTGTAAATAGACTGAATAATATCACAAATTTCCTAGGTTTACTATAAGATAAATATGCCTATTCCACACAAATGACGCAACACATCTTCTTTTATTAGATATGAAAGGCAGAACTCATGTCTCATTGGGCCGTGACATCGCCGGTCGCGACCTATTTCTCGTAATTGGTAGGTCAAGACGGGATTACgatataatctaattattttaattaattacatacatattcaATGTAGAAAATAAGATGCATAAAATCCACAATTTACCGCTGTTACTTGGTTATTACTAATGACTCGTTTATGGGAGATATATTATCTAGAATTATGATTTTAAGGAACAAAATATACAGTATTATGGTTGgagataaaaacataattataatcatcgGCTGTAACTTCAAGACGAGAATTTTCGACACAAAATACCCCTTTCAAAAAAGAAGAATCCAAAGTTGCCAGCTATATTCACTAGATGGCAGGACTTACGTATGTAAGAATCCGCCTGAGCACGTATCACAGCTTTGTCTGCTTATTTCTGTCACTAGCAATAATTTCTGATTCATTGtcgataatattaataaattcagcGTAACTACTGAGAATGAGTACTTAGCAACTAGTGATTTATACTATAAAGTATTGAAAATTAAAGTTCTGGTTAGTGCTGCGATCAGTTAAAGCAATCATGAgactttttttaacatttttttttcttatacggGCACAGTGCAAAGTGGCCCCACTgcgcgtgatggtaagtggagtggagaccaacagaatgtcgactgacagagatgattacccctcgacagtcgacactattatgccggcctattagaaccgtatacacacaggctgatcccggaacgcaacacacttacatgggtcaatatggcgggttttaacaccttgtgtactgcggtcgctatccgggcggatacaaaatatatcctaccaccaggaaaACGGTAGACGATCTtttcattcataataaaaacaaaggcCTTTATAGTTCATTACTATTGATTCCTACTATTTTTCTGTGCATACATTACGCCtttattcatttttcttttaatgacAGTAACGCGCTGGCCTTAAACTACATTTCCAGTGGTACCGTAGGCGTGTTCCAAGTAGGTGTAATCTTAAAAAGTTATTGTAAATAGAACCAAGGATATGTTTAATGTGTGTCCAATAACATAGGATACAGCTATCGTATTTTGTTATGGAACGTTTTAAATAAGTTGACAACGACTTGAACTAAGACTTGGTTTCTTAATGTGTTGAAAACTAGTGCCGTCGACTCTCGTGGGTAAGGATAACTAATAAAGTAAGTTCGAGAGGAATAGTAAACTAATATTGGGTTGTTCTGAGCGAGGAACGACACGTCACCGCGCCGTGGTATCCCTGCTCCCTGGTCGCCGTTGTAGTGCCGCGACGGCCGATGGTAACTGGTCGCTGACCGCCACCTTACCACTATAACGTCATCCGCGCTGAACGTAGCAATTGAGAGTacaattattgttgttaaacACTAAAAGAAGATAGACTCGAGAGCTAAAGCAATTTTGTTAGACATGTGAATTCTCCTTTTATAACTTGTCATTGGCGGAATTAGGGCAAATATTTTTAGCCCCATCAGATATCGGAGAAAATATAGTGCTTTATCTTTTGATTAATGCCTATGTATTACTCAAATAAGCGATTAAATGTGTCTGTAGTATCAATTCATATTACGAGGCGCCACACTAAGGAAAAAAATTGGCTCACTGTCGTTTATTCGGCGGTATTGCGAAAATTACGAAATTGAAATGGCGTGAAGGTtcactataaaatgttaataacaaatatgaaCAGCAAATCCTTTCTAAATACCAACTTGTGGAACATACAACGCCTGTCACACGCCGATAAATAACATAAGGACGGATAGGATTTTGGATATTTTCAGACCATTCATACGTCCCGAAATATCAGTGACGGTCGCGCATGCGCAGGATACTGTGACTCACGTTCGGGATAGCTACATATAGTGCACAAGGATTCGCCCGTTGTTTCACTCagaatgtataaattttgatatttccGCGTGAAATTGATATGCTGTATGTTTGTGATAATAGCCGTCGACTTTTGTTCAGCAGACTCAACTTATGTAAATGTTTGTGAAGGATTTCACTAAGATAATTATAGAAATGCTTTTGTTATGATGCGCGGTGAACTCGAACTCGATTTTGCGGCTTTATTGTCGGCTTATCTCTATTTGGTACAAAATATCTAGTTCAGTCTATATTATTTGCGATGAAATAGTTATTCGCGATGAAGCCAATACACGGTATCAGTAGATACTTGagataatataaagtattactTTTGCAGTCAGCTTCAATAGCCATTTAGTTACAATTAGTATCTTTCTGATTAACGTGGACAGCCACCTAATGgtacatataatttttcaattacgAAATGGTTGATATccccaaaatattattttattgaggaTTTATGGATTTTCATGACGAGAACCGCTATTATGAAATTGACAGCAACAGCAACTTCAAAAACTGTCAgtttctaattaattatatttcccgGCAACAAGATGGCTGCGTCTACGCAACAAACAAGGGCAAttatacacttatttatttattcaacactTCGTATATAAAATCAGTCTGATCAGCATTTTAATCGAATGATGGTCAATACCTTTCTTTTAGGTATCGACAGGGATTGTTTATGACCGTCTGTTTGTTTTCTATAggtaattaacataattgtCGTGTATTATGACAACGGAAGCAATAACGCATGGGCGCCAGCTTTGTCTCCAGCCAGTGAGACGTGACGGATAGATTACTGAGGAAAGTTCTTCAGTGAAggattataatgtttatattatcagTATCGTATGCATGTTGTGTTAACTATTTTTAGGAATTACACCAAAACGttacatttgtaatttaattattttatagagtgtatgtatatttcaagttatgaaccaaataaaaaacagtaagaatgaaaaatgttgcctCAATGCTTCAGTGGCACGTATTGGATGTGAATCGTGAAGAACTAGGTTAGAAATTAAGATTGGGTATCAAAATGGGTagcattttgctggtggtaggatatattttatatccgcccgggtagcgATTACTgcataaggtattaaaacccgcttacgtcagtgtgtcgcgtttccggatcagcctatgtatatcaggctccaacaggccggcataattgtgccgactttCGAGGTTGAGtttctaaaactcgaatgaatacacaaattccattcctaatattccgtatgTAATAGTTAAAGCGGGAGACGAGAAGGGGaagaggaacatgtgctcttgACTTTAccta containing:
- the LOC119192348 gene encoding janus kinase and microtubule-interacting protein 1-like; the protein is MASTDTSTASSQISAVAAEEHKRTVDEAFLNKLKSLVERLRLENSTLKKSLDVERSEVRALKARHESTLRNLKTEHRKKEEFLEKQLRTVCKPDRPTEDAHSGNSRLVEIKKLSMEIQSLKAANKGLQEKLKVAQAAECARAAELRAQAAKHAALEQAARRDARAQCHKLLEEIKSKERTIIQLRREAARAAAAQQNDQVSSNHLFNCSLDCFGYFLEPHSISVILRSF